Proteins encoded together in one Flavobacteriales bacterium window:
- a CDS encoding T9SS type A sorting domain-containing protein translates to MKLTPIAIVTCLLGIPALSSAQCVPATSTIQSMTLTATPQTENRSGLAFNPLLGLYYSVNAGSAGYPIDTYDEAGTLVSTVTSGFDYRGAWWDPIGQRLLGNGYNNLGIFEQDLDPVTGFPLGAGTVVLASSQPDAQSIGDLDPDASEIIYFFNGSIHRFDAATHAALGTTAITGLPVSLASINSNTVMYIGCIGYEYGLYDYANRRVLYVNKATGAYSGSTQLPANAPARSSFGLSYANGKVWLFEQGAWLGYDLGFSVGIGDAATQGSLQLWPNPAAGSIAIAADDGRPIAAVRITDLAGRVVLNAASARSSGPCSLDVSALPNGNYLVHATVTRADRVLPLVILR, encoded by the coding sequence ATGAAGCTCACTCCGATTGCGATCGTGACCTGCTTGCTAGGCATCCCGGCGCTCAGCTCGGCCCAATGCGTTCCAGCAACCAGTACGATCCAGAGCATGACGCTCACCGCCACGCCGCAGACCGAGAACCGGTCAGGACTTGCATTCAACCCGTTGCTTGGACTTTACTACAGTGTGAACGCAGGCAGTGCGGGCTATCCCATAGACACCTACGATGAAGCCGGGACCCTTGTGAGCACGGTGACCTCCGGCTTCGACTACCGCGGCGCTTGGTGGGACCCGATCGGGCAGCGCTTGCTCGGCAACGGCTATAACAACCTTGGCATCTTCGAGCAGGACCTCGACCCGGTCACTGGTTTTCCTCTCGGGGCGGGGACTGTTGTGCTCGCTTCCAGCCAGCCGGACGCGCAATCCATCGGTGACCTGGATCCCGATGCCAGCGAGATCATCTACTTCTTCAATGGCTCCATCCATCGCTTCGATGCCGCTACGCACGCGGCGCTCGGCACCACGGCGATCACTGGGCTTCCTGTTTCGCTAGCCAGCATCAATTCGAATACGGTCATGTACATCGGCTGCATTGGATACGAGTACGGTCTGTACGATTACGCCAATCGCCGGGTGCTGTACGTGAACAAAGCAACCGGTGCATATAGCGGCAGCACGCAGTTGCCGGCGAATGCGCCCGCGCGTTCCTCCTTCGGCTTGTCTTATGCCAACGGGAAGGTGTGGCTCTTCGAGCAGGGTGCTTGGCTCGGCTACGACCTCGGATTCTCTGTGGGCATTGGCGACGCGGCGACCCAGGGCTCGTTGCAGCTGTGGCCGAACCCTGCAGCCGGGTCGATCGCCATCGCAGCGGATGATGGGCGGCCGATAGCCGCCGTTAGGATCACGGACCTGGCTGGGCGTGTGGTGCTCAATGCGGCATCTGCACGATCAAGCGGCCCCTGCTCGCTGGATGTAAGCGCTCTGCCTAACGGCAATTACCTGGTGCATGCCACAGTGACCCGTGCTGATCGCGTGTTGCCTCTGGTGATCTTGCGTTGA